In Hoplias malabaricus isolate fHopMal1 chromosome 6, fHopMal1.hap1, whole genome shotgun sequence, a single window of DNA contains:
- the LOC136699470 gene encoding zinc finger and BTB domain-containing protein 12-like isoform X2, with the protein MDMVCFRLPGHGDIALRNMNSLREQLHFCDITIMAGGKRMFRGHKVVLAACSSFLRDQFLLNPSAELQVSVLHSSTVMRELLQSCYTGILQFSAKEIVNYLTAASYLQMEHVVEKCRGALSRYLQPKNDNPLGTMKGEDSQSIPVIVSGSASASSEHASSLQPHSSEEEPQVAGLEGQVMHHGDDEDLSMRQVRAPDPSGCIQDEEARNDFNIFHQVHIKDDHRDPEEDADIREQAREAMDLMGLQVRGEEQGRDDGGAAGSSQRPGVRYWRRRYGEPRRGRGRGFKHRRRYTFHDRRPMGNFQQAWRFPTSDEIMGNFAASIASEYLTAQALTDGTLPVEYQHPEGAENIPGTDSAPGDFHMDGSGTDEDIGVVGLPTDEEGRGDDSVAVVGSTSCVTGTVACEHCGLAFSSVQDLAVHSRSTHLLYVCPCCGKHFSHSSNLSRHMVVHRTAKLHTCPLCHKTFTQKSTLCDHMNMHSGERPHVCAFCHVCFAHKPALRRHLKEQHGKTTAQNYMEIQRETGQGVVGEV; encoded by the exons ATGGATATGGTGTGTTTCCGTTTACCGGGGCATGGCGACATTGCCCTGAGGAACATGAACTCTCTACGAGAGCAGCTGCACTTCTGCGACATCACCATCATGGCAGGAGGCAAGAGGATGTTCCGTGGTCATAAAGTGGTGCTGGCAGCCTGCTCCTCCTTTCTCAGGGACCAGTTCCTGTTGAATCCCTCAGCAGAATTACAG GTGTCAGTGCTGCACAGCTCTACAGTGATGCGAGAGCTCCTGCAGTCCTGTTACACAGGCATTCTGCAGTTTAGCGCCAAAGAGATTGTAAATTACCTGACTGCAGCCAGCTACCTCCAAATGGAGCACGTGGTGGAGAAATGCAGGGGAGCGCTGAGCCGGTATCTGCAACCCAAGAACGACAATCCACTAGGA ACAATGAAAGGAGAGGATTCCCAGTCCATTCCAGTGATTGTGAGTGGAAGTGCCTCAGCTTCTTCTGAGCACGCCTCATCGCTGCAGCCTCACAGCTCAGAGGAGGAACCCCAGGTGGCTGGTTTGGAAGGCCAGGTCATGCATCACGGAGATGATGAGGATTTGTCCATGCGGCAG gtCAGAGCGCCGGACCCCTCTGGATGTATTCAGGATGAAGAGGCTAGGAATGACTTCAACATCTTCCACCAGGTGCACATCAAAGATGACCACCGAGACCCTGAGGAAGATGCTGATATCCGGGAGCAGGCCAGGGAGGCAATGGATTTGATGGGGCTGCAGgtgagaggagaggagcaggGCAGGGACGACGGCGGGGCGGCGGGAAGCAGCCAGAGGCCTGGAGTACGCTACTGGAGGCGGAGGTACGGGGAGCCGAGGAGAggcagggggcggggctttaaACACAGAAGGCGCTACACCTTCCACGACCGAAGGCCTATGGGGAACTTTCAGCAGGCCTGGCGTTTCCCCACTTCCGATGAAATTATGGGGAATTTCGCAGCGAGCATTGCTTCAGAATACCTCACAGCCCAGGCTCTTACAGACGGGACACTGCCAGTAGAGTACCAGCACCCAGAAGGTGCGGAAAACATCCCAGGAACGGACTCGGCCCCGGGAGACTTTCACATGGACGGCTCTGGCACAGATGAAGACATAGGAGTCGTGGGGCTACCCACAGACGAGGAAGGCAGAGGAGACGACTCTGTGGCCGTGGTAGGGTCCACGTCCTGCGTCACGGGGACTGTAGCCTGCGAGCACTGCGGCCTGGCCTTCTCCTCCGTGCAGGACCTCGCCGTCCACTCGCGCTCCACGCATCTGCTGTACGTGTGTCCGTGCTGCGGAAAGCACTTCAGCCACTCCTCCAACCTCAGCCGCCACATGGTGGTCCACCGCACGGCCAAGCTCCACACCTGCCCACTGTGCCACAAGACCTTCACGCAGAAGTCCACGCTGTGCGACCACATGAACATGCACAGTGGAGAGCGACCGCACGTCTGCGCCTTCTGCCACGTATGCTTCGCGCACAAACCCGCACTCCGGCGCCACCTGAAGGAGCAGCATGGCAAGACCACCGCTCAGAACTACATGGAGATCCAGAGGGAGACTGGGCAAGGTGTGGTAGGAGAGGTTTAA
- the nelfe gene encoding negative elongation factor E gives MAVFPSSLTEEEESLQKKYAKLKKKKKALLALKKQSSSNQTSQAGLKRTLSDQPVVDTATATEQAKMLIKSGAISAIKSENKNSGFKRSRTLEGKLKDPEKGPVPAFLPFQRSVSTDEEPAESAKRSHRKSLYESFVSSGERSRDEEDGGGLPPSREFDRDREREQDRDRERERERDHERDRERDRERERDRDREWSRDRERDRERERDRDRSRDRERDRERDRERDREREGTFRRSDSYPERRSVRKGNTVYVYGAGLVEDSLRTAFSQHGTIIDLSMDSPRNCAFVTFEKMESADQAVAELNGVTVGDVTIKVSIARKQPMLDAATGKSVWASLAVQNSAKGSYRDKRNQVVYSEDFL, from the exons ATGGCCGTGTTCCCAAGCTCTTTGACCGAGGAAGAGGAATCACTGCAGAAGAAATATGCAAAGTTAAAGAAAAAG AAAAAGGCCCTGTTGGCACTTAAGAAGCAGAGCTCCAGCAATCAGACCAGCCAGGCTGGACTTAAACGCA ccTTGTCAGATCAGCCTGTGGTGGACACAGCGACGGCCACTGAACAGGCCAAAATGCTCATCAAATCCGGAGCGATTAGTGCCATCAAATCAGAGAACAAGAACTCCGGCTTCAAGAGGTCCAGAACACTTGAGGGGAAGTTAAAG GATCCAGAGAAAGGCCCGGTTCCAGCATTCCTTCCGTTCCAGAGAAGTGTATCCACAGACGAGGAGCCTGCTGAG TCTGCTAAACGATCTCACCGAAAGTCTCTGTATGAGAG TTTTGTCAGCTCTGGAGAGCGCTCTCGAgatgaagaggatggaggagggTTGCCGCCCAGCCGTGAATTTGACCGCGATCGTGAAAGAGAGCAGGACAGAGaccgagagcgagagagagagcgagaccatgaaagagacagagagcgagatcgggagagggagagggaccGCGACCGTGAATGGAGccgcgacagagagagagaccgagaacgggagagagacagagataggaGCCGGgaccgagagagagacagagagagggaccgAGAGAGGGACCGAGAAAGAGAGGGAACTTTCAGGC GTTCAGACTCGTACCCGGAGCGGCGGAGCGTGAGGAAGGGAAACACGGTGTATGTGTACGGTGCAGGGCTGGTGGAAGACAGTCTGCGGACGGCTTTCTCTCAGCACGGCACCATCATCGACCTCTCCATGGATTCACCGCGCAA CTGTGCCTTTGTCACATTTGAGAAGATGGAGTCAGCAGATCAGGCTGTAGCAGAG CTTAATGGTGTCACAGTGGGAGACGTTACTATCAAAGTCAGTATCGCCAGGAAGCAGCCAATGTTGGATGCAGCTACAGGAAAATCTGTGTGGGCTTCCCTGG CCGTTCAAAACAGCGCCAAGGGTTCGTACAGAGATAAACGGAATCAAGTCGTTTACAGCGAAGATTTCCTCTGA
- the LOC136699470 gene encoding zinc finger and BTB domain-containing protein 12-like isoform X1: protein MDMVCFRLPGHGDIALRNMNSLREQLHFCDITIMAGGKRMFRGHKVVLAACSSFLRDQFLLNPSAELQQVSVLHSSTVMRELLQSCYTGILQFSAKEIVNYLTAASYLQMEHVVEKCRGALSRYLQPKNDNPLGTMKGEDSQSIPVIVSGSASASSEHASSLQPHSSEEEPQVAGLEGQVMHHGDDEDLSMRQVRAPDPSGCIQDEEARNDFNIFHQVHIKDDHRDPEEDADIREQAREAMDLMGLQVRGEEQGRDDGGAAGSSQRPGVRYWRRRYGEPRRGRGRGFKHRRRYTFHDRRPMGNFQQAWRFPTSDEIMGNFAASIASEYLTAQALTDGTLPVEYQHPEGAENIPGTDSAPGDFHMDGSGTDEDIGVVGLPTDEEGRGDDSVAVVGSTSCVTGTVACEHCGLAFSSVQDLAVHSRSTHLLYVCPCCGKHFSHSSNLSRHMVVHRTAKLHTCPLCHKTFTQKSTLCDHMNMHSGERPHVCAFCHVCFAHKPALRRHLKEQHGKTTAQNYMEIQRETGQGVVGEV from the exons ATGGATATGGTGTGTTTCCGTTTACCGGGGCATGGCGACATTGCCCTGAGGAACATGAACTCTCTACGAGAGCAGCTGCACTTCTGCGACATCACCATCATGGCAGGAGGCAAGAGGATGTTCCGTGGTCATAAAGTGGTGCTGGCAGCCTGCTCCTCCTTTCTCAGGGACCAGTTCCTGTTGAATCCCTCAGCAGAATTACAG CAGGTGTCAGTGCTGCACAGCTCTACAGTGATGCGAGAGCTCCTGCAGTCCTGTTACACAGGCATTCTGCAGTTTAGCGCCAAAGAGATTGTAAATTACCTGACTGCAGCCAGCTACCTCCAAATGGAGCACGTGGTGGAGAAATGCAGGGGAGCGCTGAGCCGGTATCTGCAACCCAAGAACGACAATCCACTAGGA ACAATGAAAGGAGAGGATTCCCAGTCCATTCCAGTGATTGTGAGTGGAAGTGCCTCAGCTTCTTCTGAGCACGCCTCATCGCTGCAGCCTCACAGCTCAGAGGAGGAACCCCAGGTGGCTGGTTTGGAAGGCCAGGTCATGCATCACGGAGATGATGAGGATTTGTCCATGCGGCAG gtCAGAGCGCCGGACCCCTCTGGATGTATTCAGGATGAAGAGGCTAGGAATGACTTCAACATCTTCCACCAGGTGCACATCAAAGATGACCACCGAGACCCTGAGGAAGATGCTGATATCCGGGAGCAGGCCAGGGAGGCAATGGATTTGATGGGGCTGCAGgtgagaggagaggagcaggGCAGGGACGACGGCGGGGCGGCGGGAAGCAGCCAGAGGCCTGGAGTACGCTACTGGAGGCGGAGGTACGGGGAGCCGAGGAGAggcagggggcggggctttaaACACAGAAGGCGCTACACCTTCCACGACCGAAGGCCTATGGGGAACTTTCAGCAGGCCTGGCGTTTCCCCACTTCCGATGAAATTATGGGGAATTTCGCAGCGAGCATTGCTTCAGAATACCTCACAGCCCAGGCTCTTACAGACGGGACACTGCCAGTAGAGTACCAGCACCCAGAAGGTGCGGAAAACATCCCAGGAACGGACTCGGCCCCGGGAGACTTTCACATGGACGGCTCTGGCACAGATGAAGACATAGGAGTCGTGGGGCTACCCACAGACGAGGAAGGCAGAGGAGACGACTCTGTGGCCGTGGTAGGGTCCACGTCCTGCGTCACGGGGACTGTAGCCTGCGAGCACTGCGGCCTGGCCTTCTCCTCCGTGCAGGACCTCGCCGTCCACTCGCGCTCCACGCATCTGCTGTACGTGTGTCCGTGCTGCGGAAAGCACTTCAGCCACTCCTCCAACCTCAGCCGCCACATGGTGGTCCACCGCACGGCCAAGCTCCACACCTGCCCACTGTGCCACAAGACCTTCACGCAGAAGTCCACGCTGTGCGACCACATGAACATGCACAGTGGAGAGCGACCGCACGTCTGCGCCTTCTGCCACGTATGCTTCGCGCACAAACCCGCACTCCGGCGCCACCTGAAGGAGCAGCATGGCAAGACCACCGCTCAGAACTACATGGAGATCCAGAGGGAGACTGGGCAAGGTGTGGTAGGAGAGGTTTAA
- the sacm1la gene encoding phosphatidylinositol-3-phosphatase SAC1-A, translating to MATAYERFNLHATPEKFYIEACDDGSNDVLVIDRVSTEMTLTGIKDIPPSGVTRPICGIMGTVRLVAGMYLIVITRKRKVGNLFGHTVWKAVEFDMISYKKTILHLTDNQMQDNKTFLSMLNSVMNTDGFYFCTDYDLTHTQQRLANTSPDFQEMSLLERADQRFVWNGYLLRDFVAQPELQKFAFPIIHGFIAMKPCCINGKIFEWILISRRSCFRAGVRYYVRGIDSEGHAANFVETEQIVQYNNSRASFVQTRGSMPFFWSQRPNLKYKPKPQISSTTNHLDGFQRHFDSQVLIYGKQVILNLVNQKGSELPLEQAFAKLVNSMENGMIKYIAFDFHKECSKMRWHRLQILVEAVAEMQDEFGYFMLSSDGRVISEQSGTFRSNCMDCLDRTNVIQSLLARRSLQSQLQRMGVLHVGQKIEEQADFEKIYKNAWADNANACAKQYAGTGALKTDFTRTGKRTHWGLLMDGWNSMIRYYKNNFSDGFRQDSIDLFLGNFTVDESVEGLTPLRVQKDWKFLTLPIIMLVAFSMCIICLLMAGDTWTETLAYVLFWGTASALTAAVILFNGKEFVDAPKLVQKEKMD from the exons ATGGCGACCGCCTACGAGAGATTTAACCT GCACGCAACCCCTGAAAAGTTCTACATTGAGGCCTGTGATGATGGCTCTAATGATGTGCTGGTCATTGACAGGGTCTCCACGGAGATGACCCTCACAG gcaTTAAGGACATCCCTCCATCTGGAGTGACCAGACCCATATGTGGGATCATGGGAACCGTTCGCCTCGTGGCAG GAATGTACCTAATAGTGATCACCAGGAAGAGGAAAGTAGGCAATCTGTTTGGTCACACAGTGTGGAAGGCAGTGGAGTTTGATATGATCTCCTACAAGAAAACCATATTACACCTCACAGACAACCAG ATGCAGGACAATAAGACATTCCTGTCGATGCTCAACAGTGTCATGAACACAGATGGCTTCTACTTCTGCACAGATTACGACCTGACACACACCCAGCAACGACTTGCCAACACTAGCCCGGACTTTCAGGAGATGAGCCTCCTTGAGAGG GCAGATCAGAGGTTTGTGTGGAATGGGTATCTTTTGAGGGATTTTGTTGCCCAACCTGAg CTTCAGAAATTTGCTTTCCCCATCATCCATGGCT TTATTGCGATGAAGCCGTGCTGCATCAATGGGAAAATATTTGAGTGGATCCTCATCTCCAGGAGAAGCTGTTTCAGAGCTGGGGTTCGATACTACGTTCGAG GAATTGACTCGGAAGGACATGCTGCTAACTTTGTTGAAACAGAACAGATTGTACAGTATAATAACTCCAGAGCCTCCTTTGTGCAG ACCCGAGGCTCCATGCCTTTCTTCTGGTCTCAGAGGCCCAACCTGAAGTACAAGCCAAAGCCACAGATCAGCAGCACAACTAATCAC CTGGATGGATTTCAAAGGCATTTTGACTCCCAAGTCCTCATTTATGGGAAGCAAGTGATTCTGAATCTG gTCAACCAGAAGGGTTCAGAGTTGCCCCTTGAGCAGGCATTTGCCAAATTAGTGAACAGCATGGAGAATGGGATGATCAA GTATATAGCTTTTGACTTCCATAAAGAGTGCAGTAAGATGAGATGGCATCGCCTGCAGATTCTGGTGGAAGCTGTGGCAGAAATGCAAGATGAGTTTGG GTACTTCATGCTGAGCTCCGATGGCAGGGTGATATCAGAGCAGTCTGGAACGTTCCGCAGTAACTGTATGGACTGCCTGGACCGCACTAACGTTATTCAGAGTCTTTTAGCCAGGCGTTCGCTCCAGAGCCAGCTCCAG AGAATGGGTGTCCTCCATGTTGGTCAGAAGATTGAGGAGCAGGCTGATTTTGAAAAGATTTATAAAAATG CCTGGGCTGACAATGCCAATGCATGCGCTAAACAGTACGCAGGCACAGGAGCCCTAAAGACTGACTTTACCAG GACTGGGAAGAGGACTCATTGGGGTCTGTTAATGGATGGCTGGAACTCCATGATCCGCTACTACAAGAACAACTTCTCTGACGGCTTCAGACAA GACTCCATCGACCTCTTCCTCGGTAACTTCACTGTGGATGAAAGCGTAGAAGGGCTGACACCTCTTCGGGTGCAGAAGGACTGGAAATTCCTCACG CTTCCCATCATTATGTTGGTAGCCTTCTCCATGTGCATCATCTGCCTTCTTATGGCTg gCGATACCTGGACAGAGACATTAGCGTATGTGTTGTTCTGGGGCACAGCTAGTGCCCTGACGGCGGCGGTCATCCTCTTCAACGGAAAGGAGTTTGTGGATGCTCCAAAGCTGGTGCAGAAGGAGAAAATggattga